The Vicia villosa cultivar HV-30 ecotype Madison, WI linkage group LG1, Vvil1.0, whole genome shotgun sequence genome includes a region encoding these proteins:
- the LOC131625021 gene encoding peptidyl-prolyl cis-trans isomerase FKBP12, with the protein MGVEKQIIRPGTGPNPSRGQSVTVHCTGYGKNGDLSQKFWSTKDPGQQPFTFKIGQGSVIKGWDEGVLGMQLGEVARLRCSPDYAYGAGGFPAWGIQPNSVLEFEIEVLSAQ; encoded by the exons ATGGGAGTTGAGAAGCAAATCATAAGACCTGGAACAGGTCCCAACCCTAGCCGCGGCCAGAGCGTCACCGTTCACTGCACCGGTTACG GTAAAAACGGTGACCTATCTCAGAAATTCTGGAGCACAAAGGATCCTGGCCAGCAACCTTTCACTTTCAAAATCGGCCAAGGTTCTGTCATCAAAG GATGGGATGAAGGTGTCCTTGGCATGCAACTCGGCGAAGTGGCTCGTCTTCGG TGCTCTCCTGATTATGCTTATGGTGCCGGTGGTTTTCCTGCCTGGGGAATACAGCCCAACTCTGTCTTGGAGTTTGAGATCGAGGTCTTAAGTGCACAATGA